One region of Candidatus Poribacteria bacterium genomic DNA includes:
- a CDS encoding adenylosuccinate lyase — translation MELFEAVSPLDFRYYGGDDTFMKRLLPYVSEAGYVTYQAKVEAALVRTLANYGVCSAEIADEVEAAVDRVTAEEVYEEQSRIRHNIRSLVNVIRRNISPEARPYVHLFATSADILDTATALRFKALTENVIIPDLVALEQQLIGLAREHAETVQIGRTHGQHAEPTTFGYALALYVSRLGTRIEEIHRAGQNLRGQFSGAVGAFNGLTLIHEHPEQIEADFLTLLGLKPSDTHTSTQCVEPEFISDLAYQITAAYTVLANFADDMRHLYRTEIAEVGRKYNPQLVGSSTMPHKVNPETYENIKSLWKAFVPRMQTVFMDSILEHQRDLTNSASSRFVTELFTAFDYAIYRLRRALDEMDVKADNMQRNLALSAEDTIAEPIYLLMAYYGFPDAYDHTRKLIGQVHETGKSLTRLLWEDETFRPFLDKLTEPQREALSDPTNYIGASVRRTHATCDEWEERILNLPCG, via the coding sequence ATGGAACTTTTTGAAGCCGTCAGTCCGCTGGATTTTAGATACTATGGCGGTGATGATACTTTTATGAAACGGTTGCTACCGTATGTTTCTGAGGCAGGATATGTTACATATCAGGCGAAGGTGGAGGCGGCATTGGTGCGCACTCTGGCAAATTATGGGGTGTGTTCCGCTGAGATCGCTGATGAAGTAGAGGCAGCTGTAGATAGGGTAACGGCGGAAGAGGTCTACGAGGAACAGTCGCGTATTCGACACAATATCCGTTCACTCGTCAATGTGATTCGGCGGAACATTAGTCCCGAAGCGCGCCCGTATGTCCATCTGTTCGCGACTTCTGCGGACATTCTGGATACGGCTACTGCTTTGCGGTTCAAAGCACTCACGGAAAACGTCATCATTCCTGACTTGGTTGCGCTGGAACAGCAATTGATTGGTCTGGCGCGTGAGCACGCAGAGACGGTACAAATCGGTAGGACACACGGTCAACACGCGGAGCCGACGACGTTCGGTTATGCCTTGGCGCTTTATGTGAGTCGTCTCGGTACCCGAATCGAAGAGATTCACAGAGCCGGACAAAACCTTCGAGGTCAATTTTCAGGGGCGGTCGGGGCATTCAACGGACTCACGCTGATTCACGAACATCCAGAGCAGATTGAGGCGGATTTTCTCACACTGCTCGGTTTGAAACCGTCCGATACACATACGTCAACGCAGTGTGTGGAGCCAGAATTCATCTCTGATCTGGCGTATCAGATTACGGCGGCATACACAGTGCTTGCGAACTTCGCAGACGATATGCGGCACCTCTATCGGACCGAAATCGCTGAGGTGGGTAGGAAATACAATCCGCAGTTGGTCGGCTCCTCGACGATGCCGCATAAAGTGAATCCAGAGACGTATGAGAACATCAAAAGTTTGTGGAAGGCGTTCGTGCCGCGTATGCAGACCGTCTTTATGGACAGTATCTTGGAACATCAACGCGATCTGACGAATTCGGCATCAAGCCGTTTTGTGACGGAACTGTTCACGGCGTTCGATTACGCGATCTATCGACTCCGGCGTGCGTTGGACGAAATGGACGTGAAAGCGGATAACATGCAGCGCAACCTCGCACTGAGTGCGGAGGACACGATCGCGGAACCCATCTATTTACTGATGGCGTATTACGGGTTTCCCGATGCTTATGACCATACTCGGAAGTTGATCGGACAGGTGCATGAGACTGGAAAGAGTTTGACGCGGTTGTTGTGGGAAGATGAAACGTTTCGTCCCTTCCTTGATAAGTTGACGGAACCGCAGCGCGAAGCACTGAGCGATCCGACGAATTACATCGGTGCCTCGGTGCGGCGCACACACGCAACCTGTGACGAATGGGAGGAACGGATTTTAAACTTACCTTGCGGTTAA